The Nostoc sp. NIES-3756 DNA window GTTGAAGCCGATAATTACGGCTCCACTGGCTGCGGCTAAGTCGATATCTGTTTGGGTGATTTCGCCAGCCGCCGTTAACAGCATCCGAATTTGTACTTCGTTTTGCGGAATTTGCTTGAGTGATCCCACAATGGCTTCCACAGAACCTTGTACGTCGGCTTTGAGGATGAGGTTGAGTTCTTTCAACTCGCCTTCTTGAGCCTGAGCGGATAGGGTGGTGAGGGTAACACGTCCTTGTAGTAGACGAGATAGCCGTTGTTTGTCGGCGCGGTCTGAAGCCAATGCTCTGGCTTCTTTCTCGTTGTTGAAGACCTCGAACTCGTCACCTGCGGCGGGTACATCGCTTAAACCGAGTACCTCTACTGCAAATGAAGGCCCGGCTACGTCTACTCTTCTAAAGCGATCATCAACCATTGCCCGGACTTTACCAAATGCTGAACCAGCAACGAGCATATCTCCTACATGGAGAGTACCGTTCTGAATCAACAGGGTAGCAACTGCACCCTTGGCTTTATCCAAGTGAGCTTCAATTACAGTACCTCTGGCGTTCCGGTCTGGGTTGGCGGAGAGTTCGCCTACTTCCGCTACAAGGAGAATCATTTCTAGGAGTGTATCCAGGTTTTCGCCCTTGATGGCGCTGACGGGAACCATAATTGTTTCACCGCCCCATTCTTCTGGGGTCAAACCATACTGGGTGAGTTCTTGTTTTACCCGGTCTGGTTGTGCGCCTTCTTTATCAATCTTGTTGATCGCCACCACAATAGGTACTTCGGCAGCTTGAGCGTGACTAATTGCTTCTACTGTTTGTGGACGCACACCGTCATCGGCGGCTACGACTAACACAGCAATGTCTGTTACCCTAGCGCCTCTTGCCCGCATGGCGGTAAAGGCTTCGTGACCAGGGGTATCCAGGAAGACGATTTGGTGTGGTTGATCATCATGGACGATATCGACGTGGTATGCGCCGATGTGTTGGGTAATACCGCCAGCTTCACCGGCTGCAACCTTAGTTTTGCGAATCGAGTCGAGGAGGGTGGTTTTACCGTGGTCTACGTGACCCATGATGGTAACAACAGGCGGACGACGAATTAGATGTTCTAAGTCGCCGACTTCAATCATTTCGGTGACTTTCCGCGCTTCCGCTTCTGGTTCAACGGTTTCGACTTCTATCTCTAACTCTTTACCTACTAAGGTAATTGTTGGGATGTCGAGATTTTGGGTGATGCTCACCGCCATGCCTTTCATGAACAGGATTTTTACAATCTCTGTATCGGCTACGGCTAGGAGGTCAGCTAACTCCTGCACGGTCATCGGCCCAGTGACTTCAACTTTCTCTGGACGATCGCGTTTAACTTCTGTTTCTTGGCGGCGGTTTTGGTCACGGTTGTTACTGCTAGACCTTTTACCTCGGGTAGTTGGGCCACTGATGGGCGCGGCTATGGCAGTTTGTGCAGCTTTAGCTGCTTTTGGTTTGGGAGGACGAGCGATCGATAGACTAACTTGGACAGTTGCGGGTATTTCTAAACCCTCTTCATCTAGTAAGTCTTCATCTTCAAAATCATCTTCCATGATTGGCTTGACGCGCTTGCCTTTAACGCCTGCCTTGCCAGCTTTTTCTTTGATTTCGTCGATGATTTCCTCTTCTTGCCACTTTTTGCCACCTTTGCCAAGGCGGGGTGGGGTGGGGCGTTTGAGGTCGAGGAGGTCTGGTGTGATCGCTGCTGTATCTACGTTTCCTCGTTCTCCTCTACCAGGGCCACCGGGGATCGCTCTCGGTGGTGTAGCCACTGGTGGTGCAGCTTCTACTGATGGACGGGCAGGTCTTTGAGGACGTACCCCGTCACCGCCTGGTGCGCCTGGTCTGGTGGTGCGCTGCTCTGGCTTTGTGGGGCCTTGACCTGGACGAGATGGCTTTTGTACAGGCGCTGTTGATGCTTCTCCCTGTACAGCTTTGGCGACTCTGGGTTTACCTTGGTCGCGCTCATCTTCTTGCCGTGGGCGATCGCGTTTGAGAATTGGTTTCTCGCCTGAAGCAATTGTTACGTCCGCTATGAGATTGGTCTTTTCTGCCACAGGTCTGCTTGGTGGTGCTGCCAGTTGGGGTTTTGGCGCTCTCTCCGGCTTACCTGGCCTTGGTTGAGCAGGTTTTTCTGACTTCTCTGCTGCAACTTTTTCTGGAGCCTGCTGTTTGGTGGCTGGCTCTGTTTCTGGTACAGCTGGTTTTTGTGGGGTCTCAGATGTATTCCGTGGTACAGGTCGAGATGGGGCCGTCGGCTTCATGGTTGAGACTGGTGTGGCAGGCCGTGGAGGTGTTGGAGAATTGGCTTCAGAAGAAGCAATTTGGTTGTTAGCAACTGACGCTTCGGGAGCGTTGGAGGTAGTGTTTCTCAATATTTTGGGTTTACGAATTTCCAAAATTTGTTGTTGTTTTTGAGGGGGCGCAGGTCGGTTGCGCGAGCCAGCTGGTGCTGAATTTGGTTTATGGGTGTTTGTGTTTAATTCTTTTTTAGATGTTCCGTTTGTAGCTGCCAATTTTTCCGCAGCTGAACGGATACTTTCTGCCTCAGATTCTGAAATAGTACTGCTATGGCTTTTGACCGCAATGTTGAGCTGGTCGCAAATTGCTAATAGCTCTTTGTTATCCAAATTCAATTCCTTTGATAATTCGTAGATTCTAACTTTGCCGTTGTTCATCCACTCTTCCCCTTAAAGTTACAGTTTTTTTGCGGATGGTTGCCTGGGAGTGCGACATCTCCATCCTTTGATTACTGTTTTAGGTTGCCCTTGGTGATTTTGCCGGTGCCTCCAATCAGGAAAGAGAGATGTTTCGGGTTAATGCTGACATCGCCACCGCAAGCGGTGGTTAGCGAACGTCCATAAAAATTTTTTTAATAAAACATTTTTATGATGTCCATTGATGCCGAACTGCGCCTGAGCGCTACCAGGTTGCCATGTTTTAGGTTTTTGTTTTGCTGTTTCTGCGCCTTCCACAACACAATTGAGTGAAATTTTTTGGGAGTAATGCTTTGCTCCTCGAAATTTCGGTAGAGCCGCTTGCTAACTACACCCATTTACTATTTTGGCACTAACCCCAAAAAATGCAGAGGGTGTGGTTATGGGCGAAATACTCCGCTTGTGCCACTTTTCCTCATTCAAATTACCGCCAAGCAATGTTTTTTAGCTTAATTTGAATTTTGGGGATCGTTTTGGGCGAGATGCCACAATGTTTGGTACAGTGTGTCTGGCACCGATGCTTTTAGCGATCGCCCTAGTCGATTTTTTTTCTGAGCCGCTTGGAGGCAACTCATTTGCGGGCAAATATAGGCTGAACGCCCCATGCCCTCATTTAATTGTACATTCCCAGAAGGAAAGACACGGACAATTCGCCAAAAGTCTTGCTTTAGTCTAACTTTGCGGCAACTAATACAACGTCGATAATTAGGTTGCATCGGTCTTCTGTCACTGTAACAGAACTATTGATGATGATAGTTAAACTTGGGATTGCCAAGGATGATTTATCTGTGGTTGCCTAATTTCTAGTTATATCTAAGACTAATACTTAATTTAATCCTACCAGAAATTCTTTAGGCTAATAATTTACTCGTCATCGTCGTTGATGTCGTAAGACTCATCCTCTAAATCTTCTGGTTGATTTTCTTCGTCCTCATATTCTTCTAATTCTTCCTCATCTTGCTCATCTTGCTCTAGTTGATATTTGGCACGAGCTTCCATAAATTTTGCGTCCTCTCCGGCATGGTCGTACTTGGCTTTATCTTTAATATCGATTTTCCAACCAGTCAACCGAGCTGCCAAGCGGACATTTTGCCCTTCTTTACCAATAGCCAAACTCAATTGATCTTCTGCTACTAATACGTGAGTTTGTCTAGTTTCCGGATCCATGAGGCGCACTTCATCCACACGCGCCGGACTTAAGGCATTGGCAATGTATGTTGCTGGGTCTGGCGACCAACGAATTACATCTATTTTTTCGCCGCGTAATTCGTTGACTACTACCTGAATCCGCGATCCCCTAGCACCAATACAAGCGCCTACAGGGTCTACATCCCGATCTAAGGTATCTACTGCTATTTTAGTCCGTGGCCCTACATAGCGGGAAGGGGGGTTTGCCTCCCTAGCTACGGCAACTATCCGTACCACTTCATCTTCAATTTCTGGGACTTCGTTGGCAAATAGATAAACTACTAAACCTGCATCTGCACGGGATACTAGTAGCTGTGGCCCCCGTTGCTGACCTTGGGAAACTTTTTTCAGATAGACCTTAAATGTAGCATTGGCGCGGTAATTATCGTTGGGCAATTGTTCGCGCTTGGGTAATTCTGCTTCTACTTCTGGTTGTCCAAAGGTGCTGCTGACTGCCAAAATTACTGATTGACGCTCAAAACGTAAAACTCTAGCTTGCAGTACAGTTCCTTCCAAATCTTGGAACTCTTCTTGCACCATTTGGCGCTGTTGATCCCGGAGTTTTTGCGCTAGTACTTGCTTGGTTTGCATCGCCGCCATACGCCCAAATTCGCCTTGATCTGGGGTAACATCTAGTACTACTGAATCCCCTAATTGGGCTTCTGGTGCTACTTG harbors:
- a CDS encoding YlxR family protein; amino-acid sequence: MQPNYRRCISCRKVRLKQDFWRIVRVFPSGNVQLNEGMGRSAYICPQMSCLQAAQKKNRLGRSLKASVPDTLYQTLWHLAQNDPQNSN
- the nusA gene encoding transcription termination factor NusA, which codes for MSMVSLPGLKDLIESISRERNLPRLAVQAAIREALLKGYERYRRAQNIERKQFDEDYFDNFEVELDIDDEGFRVLSTKTIVEEVNNTDHQISLDEVQQVAPEAQLGDSVVLDVTPDQGEFGRMAAMQTKQVLAQKLRDQQRQMVQEEFQDLEGTVLQARVLRFERQSVILAVSSTFGQPEVEAELPKREQLPNDNYRANATFKVYLKKVSQGQQRGPQLLVSRADAGLVVYLFANEVPEIEDEVVRIVAVAREANPPSRYVGPRTKIAVDTLDRDVDPVGACIGARGSRIQVVVNELRGEKIDVIRWSPDPATYIANALSPARVDEVRLMDPETRQTHVLVAEDQLSLAIGKEGQNVRLAARLTGWKIDIKDKAKYDHAGEDAKFMEARAKYQLEQDEQDEEELEEYEDEENQPEDLEDESYDINDDDE
- the infB gene encoding translation initiation factor IF-2; this translates as MNNGKVRIYELSKELNLDNKELLAICDQLNIAVKSHSSTISESEAESIRSAAEKLAATNGTSKKELNTNTHKPNSAPAGSRNRPAPPQKQQQILEIRKPKILRNTTSNAPEASVANNQIASSEANSPTPPRPATPVSTMKPTAPSRPVPRNTSETPQKPAVPETEPATKQQAPEKVAAEKSEKPAQPRPGKPERAPKPQLAAPPSRPVAEKTNLIADVTIASGEKPILKRDRPRQEDERDQGKPRVAKAVQGEASTAPVQKPSRPGQGPTKPEQRTTRPGAPGGDGVRPQRPARPSVEAAPPVATPPRAIPGGPGRGERGNVDTAAITPDLLDLKRPTPPRLGKGGKKWQEEEIIDEIKEKAGKAGVKGKRVKPIMEDDFEDEDLLDEEGLEIPATVQVSLSIARPPKPKAAKAAQTAIAAPISGPTTRGKRSSSNNRDQNRRQETEVKRDRPEKVEVTGPMTVQELADLLAVADTEIVKILFMKGMAVSITQNLDIPTITLVGKELEIEVETVEPEAEARKVTEMIEVGDLEHLIRRPPVVTIMGHVDHGKTTLLDSIRKTKVAAGEAGGITQHIGAYHVDIVHDDQPHQIVFLDTPGHEAFTAMRARGARVTDIAVLVVAADDGVRPQTVEAISHAQAAEVPIVVAINKIDKEGAQPDRVKQELTQYGLTPEEWGGETIMVPVSAIKGENLDTLLEMILLVAEVGELSANPDRNARGTVIEAHLDKAKGAVATLLIQNGTLHVGDMLVAGSAFGKVRAMVDDRFRRVDVAGPSFAVEVLGLSDVPAAGDEFEVFNNEKEARALASDRADKQRLSRLLQGRVTLTTLSAQAQEGELKELNLILKADVQGSVEAIVGSLKQIPQNEVQIRMLLTAAGEITQTDIDLAAASGAVIIGFNTTYASGARQAADEAGVDVREYNIIYKLIEDIQGALEGLLEPELVEEPLGQTEVRAVFPVGRGAVAGCYVQSGKLVRNCKVRVRRNGKVIYEGVLDSLKRMKDDAREVNAGYECGIGMDKFHDWAEGDIIEAYQMVTKRRTLALTR